cattaaagttttgaaAGGCATCGTTTTTATTGTACTGGAGTGATTTAGTTGAACTTCTAATTGTCTAGAAGCGAGGGGTGTGTCTTTGTGAGTGTGTGCAGAAACTGAGAGGGATGTGGGTGGGGGTACCGAGTCTGAGATTGTAAGTTGGTCTGACTGAGTGGACTCACTGGGGGCTTGGACACGCTCCACCCAGCCTCAGTGTGGCTACCTATAACTTCTTTTTTGATAGTCTATTGGTCTATCAAGAGGTGCTCCTTAGAATAtcacgaattttttttttgccagtGGTTCCAGGTGAGTTTACTGAACttaattgattttcaaagaaatcttCCGAACAAGTGACATGATTTCCTGCATTTTACTATCCATGTTATATTATGTGCATAGTTTGTGGGAAAATTATTAACCATTATATGGAACTGAATGGAGCCATGAGGATCTGCAAAATGCTTTGTAGAAGTGTTGAGTCGtgcattttgtttaaaatacGAAGTGGTTGATCGTATGATAACCAAGTAATGTTTTTATATGCGAATATGATAGAGATTCATCACATAAtctttttgattttaaataggaTTCTCACAGTGAATGTTATGAGCAGTGAACACAAGCATATATGGTTAGAGTAATGGTGATCATTATGATAACCAAGATGcttaagaaaataagaaataagcaGTGTACGTTTTTATGCATGTAAGAAAAAGAGCTGCCCATATACCTATTAATATGAAgtgaattttaaaatgaatttggaATATAAATATCGATGTGTTATGTTTTTCATTTGTTATAGCTGAATTGTATTTCCCATGCAGTGTTGATGGCCTTaggatatttttattaaactatccTGGTTTCATGCAGTTTATTTGTATAAGATCTAAAGGATACTCTGCAGAAAGTTTCTTCATCATTAGTATGTTTATGTCCATGTTTAAGCATGAagtgattaatttaatttattaattaaagcaTGGGCTGATGGTTGTCTTTATAGTTTGCTGATTTTTGGGAAACTTCGAGTTTAAATCCGAAGGGTGTTTGAACTCGATGCTCATGAATCTAACTATTTCCATAATTACAGAATCAAGTTGATGTAAATATGTCCTACCCTCAACCGAGTAATCCGGATGACTTTAATCGAGTTGAAGACCCATGCCAAGTATTAGTTACCCTAAATTCCCAAATTTTTTTGGCAAAAATTTGGATGAAGTCATGTTTCCAAACTAAcacctataattttttttgcattgGTTGTACAATGCAGTACCCTTCGTCGGGCAATCCATATGCTTCTTTGCAAGAATCTCCCGAATGCCCAGAGTTCTCAGAAAATGTTGGTTGTACATTTGATGATGCTGCTGATGGTATTTAAGTTCTGTATGCTTTCACTTTAATGATGCTCTGATTGAATGAGGTCTAATCCATCCCGCTGTTTTCATCTTTAGAAATGTATCTCGACATAGAAGAAGACTTGGAGGGTAGCACCGTTGTCCCGGATGATGAGGTACGGGTTGATGCTCCAAGATCTGGGATGGAATTCGAGAGTGTAAAAGAGCTTTTGGGGTACTATAAGAAATATGCTAAGCAAGAGGGATTCGGTGTAAGGACACAGAGGACGAAGAGAGATGATGATGGTCGGCCTGTGTATGTCACAGTTGGTTGTGCTCGTGGAGGAAAATACCAACCGAAGCACAAGGATATATCTAAGCCACGGCCAACAACTAAGACGGATTGCAAGGCGAAGGTAAATGCCACtttgaaacaaaatgaaaaatggcTTGTCACCACTGTTGAGAATACACACAACCATATCACTGTGAGCCCCAAGAAGACTAGACTCTTAAGATCACACAAGGTTCTAGATGAATATAGTCAAAGAATTCTTGAGTTAAATGACAGAGCCGGTATCCGAATGAATAAGAATTATTATTCTCTAGTAGTTGATGCGGGGGGGTTTGAAAACTTAGAATTTCAAGAGAAAGATTGTCGGAATTTCATTGATAAGTCTAGACATTTAAGGTTGGGAAAAGGAGGTGGTGAAGCACTCAGGGTTTATTTCCAAAGAATGAGACAGAAGAATGATGGTTTCGTTTATGACATCGACGTTGATGATGAGGGACGGCTAAGAAATGTTTTTTGGGCCGATGCACGTTGTCGAGCATCTTATGAGTGTTTCGGGGACGTTGTGACATTCGACACAACGTACCTAACAAATCGATACGGAATGCCTTTTGCTCCATTTATCGGTGTTAATCATCATGGCCAATCCATATTACTAGGGGCAGGTTTGTTGTCAAGTGAGGACACACACACCTTCATTTGGTTGTTTAGAATGTGGTTGGACTGCATGAACGGTCGAGCGCCGAAGGCGATCATAACGGACCAAGACCGGGCAATGAAGAACGCAATTGCCCTTGTATTTCCGGGAACCCGCCATAGATATTGTCTATGGCATATAATGCGCAAACTTCCCGAGAAGTTAGGTTCTCACTCCCATTTCAGCTCAGGGTTGAAATCCTCCATTCAGGCTGCTTTGTATGATTCACATACCTCCACGGAATTTGAGGAGAGATGGGGTCAACTACTTGATATGTATGATTTAAGAGAGAATAATTGGCTCAAGTCCTTATACGAGGAAAGGACCTTTTGGGTTCCAGTTTATTTGAAAGACGTATTTTGGGCTGGTATGAGTACGACCCAACGTTCAGAaagcatgaatgcttttttcGACGGGTATGTCCATTCTGGAACGACGTTGAAGGAATTTGTCGACCAATTCGATAATGCTCTCAGGAAAAAGGTAGAGGTGGAGACCACGGCTGATTTCAACTCTATTAACCAAACGATCCCTTGTGTGTCCCCTTTCAACTTTGAGAAGCAGTTTCAGAAAGTATACACGGCAACAAAGTTTAAAGAGTTCCAAAAAGAGTTGATGGGCTTAATGTGTTGTAATTGCACAATGGTCTCCCAGCAGGGGTGCATTTCAACCTTCGATATTTTGGATGAAATAGCTTTTGATGACTGCACAAAAATAGTCCACTACACAGTTTATTATAATGAAGAGGAGTGCGAATTGAAATGCACATGTGCTCTATTTGAGATGAGGGGAATTTTATGTAGGCATGCACTTAGAGTTTGTCAGTTTAAGAGGATTAGTGTGTTGCCAGAAAGATATGTCTTGGATCGATGGAGAAAGGACGAGAAACGGAGATATACATTGATCCCAAGTAGTTATGATGACTGTCGGGCTAGTGGAGATGCACGGAGGTATGAGATGGTGGTTAAACGATGCATGAAACTAGCAACAAAAATATCCCCAAGTTCTGAGCGTGTGAATGCTTTCCTGCGGTATGTCGATGACTTTGATTCGAAAtgtgatgatgaagatgtacGTCGATGCAACAATTCTGAATCAACCGTGGTCGGCCACAGCAGTTTAACGGATAAGGGAAAGAAGCTATTAAGCCCCCATGTGGTCCGAGGGAAAGGGAGACCCCCAATTAAGAGAAAGGTTCCGCCATTGGAGAAGTtggcaacaaagagaaaacgGAAAACGGTATCTATTTTAACATATTAAACATTTCAGCTAAAGTttatattaactttaagaaaGTAATGAACGTTCCAGTTTAATTTTTGTCCTTTATGAATGGTTAGACTTGCAGGCTGATATTTGAGAATGAAACAACATTCTTGAACAGCCCGGCATCTCAGCTAGATGAGGGAGTTGAACGTGATGCGGGAGTTGGTGATATGGGAACACAAAACAGTGTTCTCACACAAGGGCTGCCATTGGGGAATGATGAGGTGTTATACACATTGTTCTACCTCTCACACTTTCTGTTAAATGCATTTTGGTCGATGACTGAGTTAAtctagttggttggttgtttatttattGAAAGGTAAACTTGATactgtatattaatttttttttccagatgGGTGACcatttttgatgtggtctaaTGCTGGAGTCATCATGGATAATATATGTGCTCTATTTTGGATGGGTGACTGTTGTGTTGATTTTTCAGATGCATGACCAAGTGGAAAATGTTGTGTAATTATGGACGGAGTTTTTGGAACATTTCTATTAACCACTTGTGATGAACAATAATTTATAGTGCAGTGGGGTATGAAAAGGGGCCGATGGTTAACAAAGCTTTTGGAGATATGTAACAGGTGTGAGTTCTCTATACTTTGGGCTTGTTTTACAGatttgcaacatttttttttttctttttgcatttttGGGCCTTACTTCTAAATCTAGGCAGTGGTGTTGAGCTGCAGGGGTGGCAGTATGAAGAGTAGGTTGCTATGGAAAATATAGGTGGTACAAAGTTGAAGGTTTGATATCCTTGAACCTCAACCTTTTTTGTAGACGTTGAAgatttcatgaaacaaatttataagttgtttaagttttgtatttttgtttattccatcctttacttatcaaaaaaaagttttgtatttttgtatttttgtctatttattcattaacaATCTGCTTTGTATATGAGCAGAACTACTTGGGATCATTTTGTTGATCTTCAACTCAGGAGGGAGATATGTCTTGGTTAGGCGGCTTTAAGATGCACGGCAACATATGTAGGCGACAACTTTCTGGATCCATGCATTTGTTTTTTGGGCAGAAGAGTAGCACTGAATTGATTTTTGGGAAACACAAAGTCACCCATCTACGTGATTATGAATTTTATAGAACAAATTTAATGATCCGAATGTATTTAACTTTCTGTTGGCTTATACGTATGACTTGGATGTAATACATTTAAGTTTGATTCTAATGTATGCAAGTCACGGTAGTGCTATATTCCCGAGAAGTtattcttcttcaaattccagAAATACATCAACTGTCCTAACTAACTCAAACCAAGGGGACCATATTTCATGGATGGTGGTTAGGTGGCTGGAAACTTACATAGGCATATAAACCTGTGTCATGATTAGCCAAACAGTTTCAACCAATTTCTGGATGCTACTCAATAGCAGAATCTGAATGGATACGAAGTTGAAACATATATTCATTAATTAAAGAGCTAAATAATTATACAAGGtggctggaaatttcccttgcTTGTACATCATAACCAAAACTATTACATACACAAATTACATGTCGGGAACAAGCACAAAATGAAAAGTTTCCATACATGACAGTCAACTTCCAATTTATCCAAACCAAGCTATAATTATTACAGCTGTAAGAATCCAATACAAACACAATAATGTTCTATTAGATTTTTTcaggcttctctctctctcgtttacTTTCTCCTCCCTTTTCTGCACTTGGCACTCTCGCAGCAAGACCTCATCCCACATAGTCCAAACTTTAGTCTCTCTACTCCGAATGTTTTGATCTAGCAAAAGATATATATCCGTCCACACGAAGAATTCACATCGTGCATCGCCCTGCAACCAGTTCAAACTCCCAATTATTAACACGAATAGGCTGGaagcatgaatattttaagatattatgACTAAGGATTAGCTGCTTTACCGTATCATATTTTGGGCAAGCAAAAAATTTTCTCAACGGATTAGACTTAGTGCGGGATGTCTTTAGTTGTGTTTTCAAGCCACACCAACAAGTTGGTGATTCCATCACAAAATCAccaaatgaagatgatgattggGATGATGCCATGCCACCTTCAAAAAATCGAATGACAAGTACAAACACAAGAGTCTATCTAATTGTGATAATCCAGTACACGGTAATAGAGCCTAATGAATGACTGCTGAAGAAAGATGCAGAAAATCACTAGCAAAACCAAATAAACAGACTTGAACCCCTGCACAAATACAGTCTATCCAGTTCATTCTTCATGAACAACAAAACAGTAAGCATGTCCATTAGAATACGCACCACTTGGCATGCCAATACAAACAGGCCTTTGGATCAAATATGTCAGATATTTTCCTTATCAACTAAACTTAACCAACAACATCAGGTTGAAAACAGATAAACTAACTAAAAGCAAACACCCAATACACATTTGGGCAATCCatatttgatacaagctatgcaCATTTAATGAGTATCACTTTcatgtattataaatatttcatgaaaCGCTTAAATTATTTACATGATTCATCACATGCAGCAGGTGTGAGCCATTCCAATTATTAGCAAAGTTTTTTCATGATTCATCACATTATTCtcggttttattttgttttatgcaCAACCAAAACTATTGAGTTCTGTAATTTATTTTGGTACTTTTTTCCACTACACAGATCAAACTAATAATCAtcgaaaaattataatatagcaCTACCATAACTAGATACAATGATCTAATAAAAAAGAGTCTTAAGGAAAAAGCAGAGTACCAGAAAAATTATCCCTCTTTTGTTCGACTTCAAAATGTAAATGATAATGTTTGTGAAACCGAGCTCGTCAAGCAGAAAATAAGGTTTGCAATGTGTTTGCCCTAGGTCTTTCGAAACCCATCTCTTCCGAAACCCATCTCTATCGAAACCCATCTCTTTCGAAACCCATCTCTTTCGAAACCCATCTCACAATACTCAACAAAACAAATTTCTCAGTAAATTATTTGATAATCATTTGAAAGGAAAACTAGGTACAACATTTACCTATGCGACTGAGCAAGCGCCGGTGAAACAAATATGACAGAGGCAGGTGATGCGACGCGACGAACCAGCTCGTATTTTGCAGGACAGATTCGAATGGGGGTGGGTTTTCTGGGCGACGCGGGGGTTAGGGGTCGGGATGGGAGAGAGGATTGGGATGGGGGGGAAGAGGGTTTGCTCGTGGGGGGGTGGGGATGATTCGGAGAGGAGTAGTTACAACGTTTCTTCAGATTCGAATGGGGGTGGGTTTGCCCTAGCGAGGGGATATGGGTGGGGGGTGGGTCGTGGGTGGGGAGGGGAGGATTCGGAGAGGGGAGGATTCGGAGACGAGATGAGAGAAGGAGGGGGAAGTTTGAAATCTTCGAATTATGATCCTCTGACGTTCTGTTTTTCAGGGACATAAATGTCATTTTACTACACACCACGTAAGGTGTGCTCCGGCTGAAGCCAAATAGTGGCTGACGCTCAGAATTATTCAatcttcaaacccatcttgGCCCTCAGATCACGTACCCACTTTGACTTCCACCTCCCACTTATTAGCCAGGTCATCCGGTCACCCGTTCCCCCAACCCACCCTTATATCCCCCACCATCTCTCTGTCTCTATACCACTCTTCCTCTCAAACTTTTCGTTCGTTTTCTTCCCCTTCAGGCTTCAATGACTTGTTAAGTTTTTCGTATTTTTATCTCCCTGAAAAGCTTCTCCTTCTTGAtctctttctcttcctccacATATAGAGCCTGAGAAATGGCCGTGGAGCTCTTGCACTTCCCCAAGTCAATGGACGACCAGACGGCTATTCAAGAAGCTGCGTCTCAAGGCATCAAGAGCATGGAGCACCTGATCCGCCTCTTGTCTCACCAGCCAAATCACTCCGACTGCACGGATATCACGGACCGCACCGTTTCCAAGTTCAAAAAAGTCATTTGTCTCCTGAACCGGACCGGCCACGCCCGGTTCAGACGCGGACCCGTTCactcctcttcttctccttcgtcCTCATCCTCGTCCGCCTCTATCTTTGTCCCTCACTCACAGACCCTAACCCTAGCTCCCACTCCGATCACTTCTAAGCCCACCTTGCCTCCGGCGCCGATCGTAACTCCGGTGGCCTTACATCAGGCTCCGATCCTTTCTCAGCCGAACTTCCTTCCCTCTCAGCCTCAGACCGTGACACTTGACTTCACAAAACCTAATGGTTTTTCCTCAAGCTCTAAGGCCACCGAGCTCGAGTTCACGAAGGAGACCTTCAGCGTCTCGTCGAGCTCATCTTTCATGTCTTCGGCAATCACCGGAGACGGCAGCGTCTCGAACGGGAAGCTAGGGTCCTCGATCTTAGCAGCTCCTGCGCCGGCAGGTTCGGGGGGCAAGCCGCCGCTCTCGATGGCGCCGTACAAAAAGAGGTGCCACGAGCACTCCGACAATCTCTCCGGCAAATTATCCGGCTCCGGTAGCAAGTGCCACTGCTCTAAGAGAAGGTACGCCGTGCTCCTTACCATCTGCGCATCTTAGCATAACCTTAGTGGTTCAGCGTTTTTAGTAAACACATAACGCTGGTTTAGCTGGGCGAGTGAACCGAGTTTACTCTGTAACTCTTACCGGACGGCGTTGAGTAAAACCTTGGATTGCGAAACAGCATTtccattttctctttatttttattagtaagTTAAAACAAATCGGTTTAGACTGAGTTGAATCGCTCgagttgtttgtttgttgaaCTGGAAAGTCCTAGATCAGGGTCAACCGTCAACGAGATATTTCGTCAACAGTGAATCTGTTCCTCCGTTCTGCACAGCGCGCATTACGCTCACTATTTTAGGCAGATTTTATCTTctagtttttatatataatttttttgattaaatACTTTCAGGAAAAATCGTGTGAAGAAAACAATCAGAGTCCCAGCAATAAGTTCAAAAATCGCCGATATTCCACCAGATGAATACTCTTGGAGGAAATACGGTCAGAAACCGATCAAGGGATCGCCCTACCCACGGTAACTACTGTATACTCTCGTACCTGACCGTTGATTCTTCTGCGAACCAatctttttaacacttttttctCCCATTTGTTTGTTTCAGTGGATATTACAAGTGTAGCACGCTAAGGGGCTGCCCGGCGAGAAAACACGTGGAGAGAGCTCCGGACGATCCGACGATGCTGATCGTAACCTACGAGGGGGAGCACCGTCACTCTGGTACACCCGGGGTGCAGGAGAACGTGGGTGCCGGTGTAGGGATGGTCTTTGAGTCAacctgaaaaaaaaagaaaataaaggcagTCAGTAAAGCGACGTAGACTTTCGTAATTTCGAGGTAGTGGGAGGACTGGATTGTAAAttgattcctttttttttttttcctttttaattttgtcGTTGCTGTATTTTTAAACAAGATAACTTCAGTGGATGTCGAAATGGAATCTCATCAATcggtttaatttatttatcagtTGATTACGAACTTAGATCgtcaattattaattaattaattaattgatttgGTAGTGCTTCTTAATGAGCCACTATGGGATTAGAAAAGATGGGGAACACAAATAGGAAAGAGTCAAAGAGGCGTGATGGCAAAGGAGGTGGGTTGTTGGAGAGTGGGCCGAGCAATTAGATAGCTCTGTAGTTGGAGATGGGCCATGGCAGCGTCGTCATCCTCATCAtcaccatttttaaaaaattggtgAATGGATGAGGTGGACAGTGCTCATTGGTCAAGTCAATTTTCATCCCAAGAATATTATGTGCAAAATTTACTTGGGTCCCAATCATGATATGTAACGTGCTATGATTAGGGGAAGGCGTAGTTTGACTAAAATCcagaattaattaataataggaACTGAAATTTGGGGAAGGGGAGTGGAATGGGTTTGAtaattgatattaaaaaatgagtggTGGGCGATTTTAGATGCGATTGGGCAGAGGTATCTCaatggtaaaaaaaataataataaaatattaaataaaagtgAATAGCAATAAAAAgtcattaaaaataagtaaaatataataataaaataataaataataatgaaatatctTCTAATAAAAGCTAACCCTTAATCTATTGACTGTAGCGGTCAGAAACATTTCGTGAGGGAGATATCATCTTTGCAGTTACTAAACATATTGCCTTAACAAACCCAATTCTTGGATAAGCTATAGCAGCAAAACTTACAATTGAATAAGTTGCCCTCATGAAAATTTCCAGCATTACTATTGAAAGAGATAGTCAAATAATCACATGTCCCTTATTGACTCTGTCCTCTTCACTAGACTGGTCCATTTTTAATGTACTTAATGATATAAGTCACTTGTTATAGTTCTTCTAGAATTAATCTCCTATTAAAATTTAAGGTTACCAAAATTAATGGGTGCATAATATGACATAATGAGCCgttacataatataaaaattgcATCTAAAATCGCCCTtacaatatatcttttataaaaCTACCCAGTATCTTTTAGATTCCTAAAACGAAAACGATCTACCTATTTTGTAatgtcttgtatttattttgtaCTTACGTTTTCTCGTTAAAGTCTCTAATTTGTGTAAAACTCTTATTCAGTTTTCTAAATATGATcaagattgattaaaaaaaaaaaaaaatcccttaatCTGTTGCCGAGTCTTCGTTATTGAGGAGAAAGTCAATATCTCAACTCCAAACATGTCCCATAGTTGATTTCTCTGGTGGATGTCCTTGTGGACCATACAAGTTTAGAAAAAGCAGAATGCTACTATGCTGTCCATGTGTTTGGATATCATGAGTGTTTTAACTTTCCTTAacatttctaattattatttattattttattattattatttatttatttttattaatattcattattttttaactactttttattattactcattactttattattatttttacttattttttattactattctcAACTTTTCTCAACACTTAAATCTACACTGCTTgttaaatttctttatttaataattaaaaaaataaatttaaatatattaatgtatttttaaaaaaaatattaaaaaatataaaaaagaaaaagtttttttttttttttttgcaaagggCAAGTAGCCCCACCCTTGGAAAAAAGGCTGGAGTATAGAAAATTGTTGAAcgtaaaaactatatatatattaaaaaaaattcatacaaGGACGAGAACAAtttcttaaaaaacaaaacacggGTTTAGTGCCTATATATTTGTTGAGAGTTGTTTCTGAACGCGCGGGATATGCTTATACATTGACTTGATGGTAATTTCATAAGATGAGTAATTATacgtataactatatatgtaaatattatatagttatttaaaaataataatatttattattaaaaaattaaatttgtatgaaaatcttatattttctttaatttttccaaaataatttaatttttttaaaataattacgtaataattacataatttacaGTGATAAATATCTTTTCTAAAATTCTTGCCTGCTAAATTTTGTTTTCCCCATTGAATGCTGGTCTCTGAGCCTAGCCTTGACCCGGTACCTACAAGACCCTCAATGGTTTGCAGCATGCTTGCATCTAAAAAAAGTGAGGGCGGCCTTGAACTCCAGGTCCTAGAGGCTCAAACCGTACTGGAACTTTGACCGGTGACCGTTGATGCGAT
This genomic window from Carya illinoinensis cultivar Pawnee chromosome 7, C.illinoinensisPawnee_v1, whole genome shotgun sequence contains:
- the LOC122316420 gene encoding protein FAR1-RELATED SEQUENCE 4-like, with the translated sequence MQYPSSGNPYASLQESPECPEFSENVGCTFDDAADEMYLDIEEDLEGSTVVPDDEVRVDAPRSGMEFESVKELLGYYKKYAKQEGFGVRTQRTKRDDDGRPVYVTVGCARGGKYQPKHKDISKPRPTTKTDCKAKVNATLKQNEKWLVTTVENTHNHITVSPKKTRLLRSHKVLDEYSQRILELNDRAGIRMNKNYYSLVVDAGGFENLEFQEKDCRNFIDKSRHLRLGKGGGEALRVYFQRMRQKNDGFVYDIDVDDEGRLRNVFWADARCRASYECFGDVVTFDTTYLTNRYGMPFAPFIGVNHHGQSILLGAGLLSSEDTHTFIWLFRMWLDCMNGRAPKAIITDQDRAMKNAIALVFPGTRHRYCLWHIMRKLPEKLGSHSHFSSGLKSSIQAALYDSHTSTEFEERWGQLLDMYDLRENNWLKSLYEERTFWVPVYLKDVFWAGMSTTQRSESMNAFFDGYVHSGTTLKEFVDQFDNALRKKVEVETTADFNSINQTIPCVSPFNFEKQFQKVYTATKFKEFQKELMGLMCCNCTMVSQQGCISTFDILDEIAFDDCTKIVHYTVYYNEEECELKCTCALFEMRGILCRHALRVCQFKRISVLPERYVLDRWRKDEKRRYTLIPSSYDDCRASGDARRYEMVVKRCMKLATKISPSSERVNAFLRYVDDFDSKCDDEDVRRCNNSESTVVGHSSLTDKGKKLLSPHVVRGKGRPPIKRKVPPLEKLATKRKRKTTCRLIFENETTFLNSPASQLDEGVERDAGVGDMGTQNSVLTQGLPLGNDEMGDHF
- the LOC122317302 gene encoding probable WRKY transcription factor 11, giving the protein MAVELLHFPKSMDDQTAIQEAASQGIKSMEHLIRLLSHQPNHSDCTDITDRTVSKFKKVICLLNRTGHARFRRGPVHSSSSPSSSSSSASIFVPHSQTLTLAPTPITSKPTLPPAPIVTPVALHQAPILSQPNFLPSQPQTVTLDFTKPNGFSSSSKATELEFTKETFSVSSSSSFMSSAITGDGSVSNGKLGSSILAAPAPAGSGGKPPLSMAPYKKRCHEHSDNLSGKLSGSGSKCHCSKRRKNRVKKTIRVPAISSKIADIPPDEYSWRKYGQKPIKGSPYPRGYYKCSTLRGCPARKHVERAPDDPTMLIVTYEGEHRHSGTPGVQENVGAGVGMVFEST